From Anopheles arabiensis isolate DONGOLA chromosome 3, AaraD3, whole genome shotgun sequence, a single genomic window includes:
- the LOC120904300 gene encoding LOW QUALITY PROTEIN: uncharacterized protein K02A2.6-like (The sequence of the model RefSeq protein was modified relative to this genomic sequence to represent the inferred CDS: inserted 1 base in 1 codon) produces the protein MNTSGAENQHTNNGEGERPSRSGHRGDTGSVDPTESGPGWIHELFRQQHKMMLEQQQAFMKQQEKLIGEIWQTAQLRQTVNGSEQLSDVLAGQVKDFHFDPESTTFAGWFSRYEDLFERDASKLEDDAKVRLLLRKLGQSEHERYTSYVLPRKPKDFKFAETVSTLKSLFGVRESEVSKRFKCLQLQKSGLEDYVTFGCRVNKSVVEAELAGLTEEQFKCFLFVCGLKDDRDADVRLRLLSIIEDNEVTTLTQLVEMCQKMVTLKKDTVMIESEKQINVVTDGKYNRNGPKWQMNRGNGGAQRDMQPAKSTTKCWLCGEGHYAQKCTYRNYKCRQCQKYGHKEGHCGAAARFIASKTHSKVRTVLVNMVNSKGKGHVNVILNGEPMKMMVDTGADISIISIEQWRTIGQPPLCPPSVKAKTASGSQLKILGEFCAHVALKQQVKRCTMRVTEEPLMLLGADLMEVFGLWDVPLASVCNRVCVATVSLEAVKRDFERLFSHELGHCMKAKVRMELKKDVAPVFRPKRPVSYAMRPAVDEELDRLEKEGIITRVNFSAWAAPTVVVRKASGSIRICGDYSTGLNDALQPHQYPIPQPEDIFSTLANSAMFSQIDLTDAFLQVEVEQECRELLTVNTHRGLYAYNRLPPGVKVAPGAFQQLMETMLAGLKDVAVYLDDIVIGGTDEHTHIGNLRAVLAKLQEYGFKIKPDKCNFFQKQIKYLGHILDRDGQRPDPAKIEAIVKMPSPKNPAEVRSFLGAINYYGKFVPQMRNLRYPLDELXKKDGQWYWSPECQIAFDTFKRLLSSDLLLTYYDPKKPIKVAADASSVGVGATISHRMPDGTIKIVQHASRALTNTETNYSQPDREGLAIIYAVTKFHRMIFGRRFTLQTDHAPLLRIFGSRTGIPVYTANRLQRWALMLLLYDFSIEYVSTEKFGNADVLSRLIANHEKPDAGYVIASIETERDLQAMIGCVTQIMPLTLEEVLNETNKDPVLRNVRDYVIKGWPSKKVENQELRHFQSRSESLSIVNGCLLFGERLVIPGPQRERCLQQLHRGHPGMDKMKALARSYVYWPGIDREIEGKVRRCHRCAAVARSPAHSTTISWPESTAPWQRIHVDYAGPIDGMYYLLVIDSYSKWPEIVATATISARATIRILCEIFSRFGMPNVLVSDNGSQFVSTEFELFCTLNGIEHLRTAPFHPQSNGQAERFVDTFKRTLKKMEGEGGTVQEAIDIFLMTYRSIPHKLLERNQSPAEVMIGRKMRTCMELLRPSMDLGTDVKHRMRLRKYECNDLVYAKQYFRNKWKWVSGTVRKRLGSVMYEIVTTENRHLRSHINQLRSRVSDKQSSPFNVDESRSYRMLDVLLDAWGMNSNESGASLQGNAEMNTDIARTQYTESPSLAISSSPPSSSSSSPLLSSSAVQSESPSSSSSEELRSATSPGFATADSGSSTPVQPLRRSTRIRKPPQWIEQYRRY, from the exons ATGAATACCAGTGGTGCAGAGAATCAGCATACGAACAATGGTGAGGGGGAGAGGCCATCGCGCAGCGGCCATCGCGGTGACACGGGAAGCGTCGATCCAACGGAATCTGGCCCCGGCTGGATTCACGAGCTGTTTCGCCAACAGCACAAGATGATGCTGGAGCAGCAACAAGCATTTAtgaagcagcaggaaaagcTGATAGGCGAGATTTGGCAGACAGCGCAGCTTAGGCAGACCGTGAATGGGTCAGAGCAGCTTAGCGATGTGCTGGCGGGCCAGGTGAAAGATTTTCACTTCGATCCGGAGAGCACGACGTTCGCCGGATGGTTCTCGCGTTATGAGGATCTTTTCGAGAGGGACGCCAGTAAGCTGGAGGATGACGCGAaggtgcggctgctgctgaggaAGCTGGGGCAATCAGAGCATGAGCGGTACACGAGCTACGTACTGCCACGTAAGCCGAAAGACTTCAAATTCGCGGAAACTGTAAGTACGCTGAAATCGCTGTTTGGTGTTCGTGAGTCAGAGGTCAGCAAGCGGTTTAAGTGCTTGCAGTTGCAGAAAAGTGGCTTGGAAGATTACGTGACGTTCGGTTGCCGCGTAAATAAGAGTGTCGTTGAAGCAGAGCTTGCGGGGCTGACAGAGGAGcagtttaaatgttttttgtttgtgtgcgggcTGAAGGATGACAGAGACGCCGATGTAAGGTTGCGGTTGCTCAGCATAATAGAGGACAACGAAGTTACCACACTAACGCAGTTAGTCGAAATGTGCCAAAAGATGGTGACATTGAAAAAGGACACCGTGAtgatagagagcgagaaacaaataaacgtCGTGACTGACGGGAAGTATAATCGCAACGGTCCAAAGTGGCAAATGAACCGCGGTAACGGAGGAGCGCAACGTGATATGCAACCGGCTAAGTCCACTACAAAATGTTGGCTTTGTGGTGAGGGGCACTATGCTCAAAAGTGCACGTATAGAAATTACAAGTGCAGGCAGTGTCAAAAATATGGTCATAAGGAAGGGCACTGTGGGGCAGCGGCACGTTTTATCGCATCGAAAACCCACAGCAAAGTGAGAACAGTCCTCGTGAACATGGTCAACAGTAAGGGCAAAGGTCACGTGAACGTGATATTGAATGGTGAGCCAATGAAAATGATGGTGGACACGGGCGCTGATATTTCGATTATATCAATCGAGCAATGGAGGACCATAGGACAGCCTCCATTGTGCCCGCCATCCGTGAAGGCAAAAACGGCTTCGGGTAGCCAACTGAAAATCCTAGGAGAATTTTGTGCTCATGTGGCTTTGAAGCAGCAAGTTAAACGATGTACGATGAGAGTCACTGAGGAGCCGCTGATGTTACTAGGTGCTGATTTGATGGAAGTTTTTGGATTGTGGGATGTTCCATTGGCGTCGGTGTgcaatcgtgtgtgtgtagcaacGGTTAGTCTAGAGGCagtaaaaagggattttgaaAGATTATTTTCCCACGAGTTGGGGCACTGCATGAAAGCAAAAGTGAGGATGGAGCTGAAAAAGGATGTAGCCCCTGTATTTCGTCCAAAGCGTCCTGTTTCATATGCGATGCGCCCCGCTGTAGACGAGGAGCTAGACCGGCTGGAAAAAGAAGGTATAATAACCCGTGTTAATTTTTCAGCTTGGGCTGCGCCTACAGTGGTAGTGCGCAAGGCGAGTGGAAGCATTCGTATATGTGGCGACTACTCAACGGGGTTGAATGATGCACTCCAGCCTCACCAGTATCCGATCCCGCAGCCGGAGGATATTTTTTCAACGTTGGCAAATTCGGCCATGTTTAGCCAGATAGACCTCACCGATGCGTTCCTACAGGTTGAAGTGGAACAAGAGTGCAGAGAGCTGCTAACGgttaacacacacagagggttATATGCTTATAACCGACTTCCGCCTGGGGTGAAGGTCGCACCAGGAGCCTTCCAGCAGTTAATGGAGACCATGCTAGCTGGGTTAAAGGATGTGGCGGTGTACCTAGATGACATCGTGATTGGCGGAACGGATGAACACACCCACATAGGAAACCTTCGCGCGGTGCTCGCAAAGTTGCAGGAATATGGGTTCAAAATAAAGCCTGACAAGTGTAACTTTTTCCAAAAGCAAATTAAATATCTTGGTCATATTTTAGATCGTGATGGACAACGCCCGGATCCTGCCAAGATTGAAGCGATTGTGAAGATGCCTTCCCCGAAGAATCCTGCTGAAGTACGCTCATTCCTAGGAGCGATAAACTATTATGGGAAGTTTGTGCCGCAAATGAGGAATCTTCGTTACCCGCTTGATGAGC TTAAAAAAGATGGGCAATGGTATTGGAGTCCAGAATGTCAGATTGCATTTGACACGTTTAAGCGGTTGTTAAGCTCAGACCTCCTTCTGACTTATTATGACCCAAAGAAACCGATAAAAGTGGCAGCTGATGCGTCGTCAGTGGGAGTAGGAGCCACTATTAGCCACAGAATGCCAGATGGCACGATAAAAATAGTACAGCATGCATCACGCGCTCTTACTAATACTGAAACAAACTATAGTCAGCCAGATCGTGAAGGATTAGCAATAATTTATGCGGTGACTAAGTTTCATCGAATGATCTTTGGGCGACGTTTCACGCTCCAAACGGATCATGCACCCTTGCTGCGTATTTTTGGCTCGCGCACTGGAATACCAGTGTATACCGCGAATAGATTGCAACGCTGGgcgttgatgctgctgctgtatgaTTTCAGCATTGAATACGTATCTACGGAGAAATTTGGTAATGCTGACGTGTTGTCGCGCTTGATTGCAAATCATGAGAAACCGGATGCAGGATATGTTATTGCTAGCATCGAAACAGAGAGGGATTTGCAAGCCATGATTGGCTGCGTAACGCAAATAATGCCATTGACATTAGAAGAAGTGCTGAATGAAACCAACAAAGACCCGGTATTAAGAAATGTTAGAGATTATGTGATCAAAGGATGGCCTAGTAAGAAAGTAGAGAACCAAGAATTGCGACATTTCCAAAGCAGGAGTGAATCCCTGTCCATCGTAAACGGATGTTTACTTTTTGGTGAGCGGTTGGTAATACCAGGGccacagagagaaagatgtTTACAACAACTACATAGAGGCCATCCTGGTATGGATAAGATGAAAGCGCTGGCAAGGAGCTATGTATATTGGCCCGGAATAGATCGAGAGATAGAGGGAAAAGTTAGAAGGTGCCACCGGTGTGCAGCGGTTGCAAGGTCACCAGCGCATAGCACAACCATCTCGTGGCCAGAATCGACTGCTCCGTGGCAGCGAATACATGTTGATTATGCTGGCCCTATCGATGGAATGTATTATTTGCTAGTCATCGATTCTTATTCTAAATGGCCGGAGATAGTGGCAACAGCAACGATTTCAGCAAGAGCAACAATTAGGATTTTATGTGAAATTTTTAGCCGTTTTGGAATGCCTAATGTTTTAGTAAGCGACAACGGGTCACAGTTTGTAAGCACGGAGTTTGAGCTATTTTGTACGTTAAACGGCATTGAGCATTTGCGAACAGCCCCCTTCCATCCGCAATCCAACGGGCAAGCGGAAAGATTTGTGGATACATTTAAACGGACACTTAAGAAAATGGAGGGGGAAGGTGGTACAGTGCAAGAAGCAATAGATATTTTCTTAATGACGTATCGAAGCATACCGCATAAGCTTTTGGAACGGAATCAATCGCCAGCAGAAGTGATGATAGGGCGTAAAATGCGTACATGCATGGAGCTTTTGCGACCGTCTATGGATTTGGGCACAGACGTTAAACATAGGATGCGATTAAGAAAATATGAATGTAATGATCTCGTTTACGCAAAACAGTATTTTAgaaacaaatggaaatggGTATCCGGAACAGTCAGGAAGCGTTTAGGCTCGGTTATGTACGAGATTGTTACCACAGAAAATAGACATTTACGATCCCACATTAATCAGTTGCGTTCTCGAGTGAGTGATAAACAATCCAGTCCGTTTAACGTTGATGAGTCACGTTCGTACCGTATGTTAGACGTGTTGTTGGATGCTTGGGGTATGAACTCGAATGAATCGGGAGCTAGCTTGCAGGGAAACGCTGAAATGAACACGGATATAGCTAGGACACAATATACGGAATCGCCATCGTTGGCTATATCGTCATCACCCccatcatcctcatcgtctTCACCGCTACTGTCGTCGTCAGCGGTGCAATCCGAGAGTCCCTCGTCATCGTCCTCAGAAGAGCTAAGATCGGCAACATCTCCGGGGTTCGCTACAGCAGATAGCGGTTCATCAACGCCGGTACAGCCTCTACGACGTTCTACGAGGATTCGTAAACCGCCTCAGTGGATTGAGCAATACCGCCGGTACTAA